The following are encoded together in the Blautia obeum ATCC 29174 genome:
- a CDS encoding sporulation protein YqfD encodes MKKYAGFRNGYVRVRIYGEQTERFLNLCRAREIRISDLRRESELSLTGCLQIRDFFRLAPIHRKTKVKIHILEKHGLPFFFYRSKKRKAFFLGLLLCAGLLLFLSGRLWEIDVEGNVRNSTPEILDFLEQKGIRHGMAKERLSCSEIAAEIRKKYPDITWVSAKLEGTRLLLTVREGIFIQTTEEKDKSACDIMAERDGEIIKMITRSGLPRKKVGDLCKKGEILVSGILELKDDSQEVVKYEAVHADADIYIKRQKAYYHEIPMIYETYEWTGKKKKGIYLKAGRFYLEIADRTKNGWYQIAEEQKMYLTKSFQLPCSIGYITQNQYRKIKKEYTREEVKKLAWHTLQRYEEKLMQKGVQISANNVKIEIDHKTCVSKGFLEIIEKIGEETPVEIPEQPAERTTEDG; translated from the coding sequence ATGAAAAAGTATGCCGGGTTTCGAAATGGATATGTTCGTGTGAGAATATATGGGGAACAGACAGAACGTTTTCTGAATCTGTGCAGAGCTCGTGAAATTCGAATCAGTGATCTCAGAAGAGAATCAGAACTGAGTCTGACAGGATGTCTGCAGATCAGAGATTTTTTCAGACTCGCTCCAATACATAGAAAAACAAAAGTAAAAATTCATATTCTGGAAAAGCATGGACTTCCTTTCTTTTTTTACCGAAGTAAAAAGAGAAAGGCTTTTTTTCTTGGATTACTTTTATGTGCAGGACTGCTTTTGTTCCTGTCCGGACGGTTGTGGGAAATTGATGTAGAGGGAAATGTCAGAAACAGCACACCTGAGATACTGGATTTTCTGGAACAAAAAGGAATCAGGCATGGAATGGCAAAAGAAAGGCTCAGCTGCAGTGAGATTGCAGCTGAGATCCGTAAAAAATATCCGGATATTACGTGGGTATCAGCAAAACTGGAGGGAACCAGACTGCTCCTTACAGTCAGAGAAGGGATATTTATACAGACTACAGAAGAAAAGGACAAATCTGCCTGTGATATTATGGCAGAACGCGATGGTGAGATCATAAAAATGATAACCAGAAGCGGACTGCCCCGGAAAAAGGTCGGGGATTTATGTAAAAAAGGTGAAATCCTGGTATCGGGAATACTGGAATTAAAGGATGACAGTCAGGAGGTTGTAAAGTATGAAGCGGTTCATGCAGATGCAGATATTTATATAAAAAGACAGAAGGCATATTATCATGAGATTCCAATGATCTATGAGACATATGAATGGACCGGTAAAAAGAAAAAGGGTATCTATCTGAAAGCAGGCAGATTTTATTTGGAAATTGCAGACAGGACAAAAAATGGCTGGTATCAGATTGCAGAAGAACAGAAAATGTATCTGACCAAAAGTTTTCAGTTGCCGTGCTCAATAGGGTATATTACCCAAAACCAGTACAGAAAGATAAAAAAAGAGTATACAAGGGAAGAAGTAAAAAAACTTGCATGGCATACTTTGCAGAGGTATGAAGAAAAATTAATGCAAAAAGGGGTTCAAATATCTGCAAATAATGTTAAAATAGAAATTGACCACAAGACCTGTGTAAGCAAAGGTTTTTTGGAAATTATAGAAAAAATCGGAGAGGAGACTCCTGTAGAAATACCGGAGCAGCCTGCAGAAAGGACAACAGAGGATGGCTAA
- a CDS encoding 5-formyltetrahydrofolate cyclo-ligase: MEEKKVIRKKVFAARKAHTDQQIDDWSRKIAETVTALPEYSNSRRILAYADYNHEVMTKYIIEAAWNDGKEVAVPKVVGQDMVFYKLTDFAQLEKGYFGIPEPARGEIVQWEEALMIMPGVAFDRQNHRVGYGGGFYDRFLEKHPYITRVAVAFEFQMMSEVPVEPTDISPEIIVTEKEIYK; this comes from the coding sequence ATGGAAGAAAAAAAGGTAATTAGAAAAAAGGTTTTTGCAGCGCGAAAAGCACACACCGATCAGCAGATCGATGACTGGAGCAGAAAAATTGCTGAAACAGTTACGGCACTTCCGGAATACAGCAACAGCCGGAGAATTCTTGCTTATGCGGATTATAATCACGAAGTTATGACAAAGTATATTATAGAAGCGGCATGGAATGATGGCAAAGAAGTTGCGGTTCCTAAAGTAGTTGGACAGGATATGGTATTTTATAAACTGACAGATTTTGCACAGCTTGAAAAGGGATATTTTGGTATTCCGGAGCCGGCAAGAGGTGAGATCGTTCAGTGGGAAGAGGCTCTGATGATCATGCCGGGAGTCGCGTTTGACAGGCAGAATCACAGAGTTGGTTATGGCGGTGGTTTTTATGACCGCTTCCTGGAAAAACATCCATATATCACAAGGGTTGCAGTTGCATTTGAATTTCAGATGATGTCAGAGGTACCGGTGGAGCCTACAGACATTTCACCGGAGATCATTGTTACAGAAAAAGAAATTTATAAATAA
- a CDS encoding DUF3048 domain-containing protein, whose protein sequence is MKKKFLAAVMALVMIGTTPVGVFADTMVKSYLTGLDVPESEGRVRPVAVMLNNIKQGCPQSGIANAGVVYEAPVEGDITRLMGIFEDYKDLERIGSVRSCRDYYIFYANEFDAIYAHYGQSAFALPYFEQHLIDNLNGVKLGKICYFRSTDRKAPHNAYTTYDLLQQGIDKMGYRREYKEDYDGHYVFVPDGTENTLPQGTSAQEIHFDNFTVNHPWFVYDENTKKYSRFQYGAAQIDDLTGEQLTCDNILIQYSYVTTYEGTSYKDIETITDRDGNSGGRGKYITRGKAIDVTWQKDSPWGVTHYITDDNQEVQLNPGTTWVEIVQDDRVDDISYQ, encoded by the coding sequence ATGAAGAAGAAATTTCTGGCAGCAGTTATGGCATTGGTTATGATAGGAACGACACCTGTTGGTGTATTTGCTGATACTATGGTGAAAAGCTACCTTACAGGACTGGATGTTCCCGAATCGGAAGGCCGGGTCCGCCCGGTAGCGGTTATGCTGAATAATATTAAGCAGGGATGCCCACAGAGTGGAATCGCGAATGCCGGTGTTGTGTATGAGGCACCTGTAGAGGGCGATATCACAAGACTGATGGGAATTTTTGAGGATTATAAAGATCTGGAACGGATTGGTTCCGTCAGAAGCTGCAGAGATTATTATATCTTTTATGCGAATGAATTTGATGCAATTTATGCACATTATGGACAGTCTGCTTTTGCACTTCCATATTTTGAACAGCATCTGATCGACAATCTGAATGGCGTGAAACTGGGAAAAATCTGTTATTTCAGGAGTACTGACCGTAAGGCTCCGCACAATGCTTATACAACATATGACCTGCTTCAGCAGGGTATAGACAAGATGGGATACCGCAGAGAATACAAAGAAGATTATGATGGACACTATGTGTTTGTACCTGATGGAACTGAAAACACACTTCCGCAGGGTACATCCGCACAGGAGATACATTTTGATAATTTTACAGTGAATCATCCATGGTTTGTTTATGATGAAAATACAAAAAAATACAGCCGTTTCCAGTATGGTGCGGCACAGATCGATGATCTTACCGGAGAGCAACTGACCTGTGACAATATCCTGATCCAGTACTCTTATGTGACTACGTATGAGGGAACAAGCTATAAGGATATTGAGACGATTACCGATCGTGACGGAAATTCCGGTGGACGAGGCAAATATATCACAAGAGGGAAAGCAATCGATGTCACCTGGCAGAAAGATTCCCCATGGGGTGTGACTCATTATATTACAGATGATAATCAGGAAGTTCAGCTGAATCCGGGAACGACCTGGGTGGAGATCGTACAGGATGACAGAGTGGATGATATCAGCTATCAATAG
- a CDS encoding DUF896 domain-containing protein: MDNIKIDRINTLAHKAKSVGLTEEEKKEQAELRQEYLAAVRKNLRAQLNNIDIQEKDGSIVNLGEKYGRKKGN; encoded by the coding sequence ATGGATAATATAAAGATTGATCGTATTAACACACTGGCACACAAAGCCAAAAGTGTTGGTCTTACAGAAGAAGAAAAAAAGGAACAGGCGGAACTCAGACAGGAATATCTGGCTGCCGTGCGCAAAAATCTCAGGGCACAGTTAAATAATATTGATATTCAGGAAAAAGATGGTTCTATTGTAAATCTGGGTGAAAAATATGGAAGAAAAAAAGGTAATTAG
- the proB gene encoding glutamate 5-kinase, translating into MNYRELLKDKKRVVIKVGSSSLIHKETNKLDLRKLEVLVRELSDLHNQGKDVVLVTSGAVAVGASAFGMHEKPTELKKKQACSAVGQARLMMIYQKLFSEYNQMAAQILMTKNTMVNNLNRRNARNTFEELLELGAIPVVNENDSISSYELEMLESFGDNDTLSAVIAGLIGADLLILLSDIDGLFTDDPNTNPDAEFIDTVEVLDEKLLSMGKGPKSKVGTGGMATKLTAAEIATAAGADMVIANGRDFHVIHKIMEGRKYGTLFAGNKKEEFFLIDYIEKLL; encoded by the coding sequence ATGAATTATCGTGAGTTACTAAAAGACAAAAAACGTGTTGTGATCAAAGTTGGTTCTTCTTCTTTGATCCACAAGGAAACAAATAAACTGGATCTTCGTAAACTGGAAGTGCTTGTAAGGGAACTGAGTGATCTTCATAACCAGGGCAAAGATGTTGTCCTGGTTACTTCAGGTGCAGTGGCAGTTGGTGCATCTGCATTTGGCATGCATGAGAAGCCGACAGAACTTAAGAAAAAACAGGCATGCTCCGCAGTTGGACAGGCGCGTCTGATGATGATCTATCAGAAACTTTTTTCAGAGTACAACCAGATGGCGGCGCAGATTCTGATGACAAAGAATACGATGGTCAATAACCTGAACCGCAGAAATGCACGGAATACATTTGAAGAGTTGCTGGAGCTCGGGGCAATTCCGGTTGTTAATGAAAATGACTCCATTTCAAGCTACGAGCTGGAGATGCTGGAATCTTTTGGTGATAATGATACATTGTCAGCAGTTATCGCGGGATTGATCGGGGCGGATCTTCTGATCCTGCTTTCTGATATCGACGGACTTTTTACCGATGACCCGAATACGAATCCAGATGCAGAATTCATTGATACTGTCGAAGTATTGGATGAGAAATTGCTGAGTATGGGAAAAGGACCGAAGAGCAAGGTCGGAACCGGGGGAATGGCTACAAAACTGACTGCTGCCGAGATAGCAACGGCTGCAGGTGCGGATATGGTGATCGCGAATGGCCGGGATTTTCATGTGATCCACAAGATCATGGAAGGCAGAAAATATGGTACCTTATTTGCAGGAAACAAAAAAGAAGAGTTTTTCCTGATCGATTATATAGAAAAACTTCTTTAG
- a CDS encoding FtsK/SpoIIIE family DNA translocase, with translation MGGVVGAAISKASFGIMGLLAYVFPVLIFVGAAFLVSNSKNPLAYKKALAALVFFVFLCGLVQLLTEGYMSSTTMSEYYSTCSTYRTGGGVLGGAICISTTSAFGVAGGYVIIILVLLISLILITQKSFFGFVFRIWDAVCALARDGHDMYMEGQPERDLRKELRVQERRQRREERQAQRVRELEEALAQENNDGEESAAKEKKSTGFLEGTLLVPPEAKKKKNRKTVLRDHKKTAEGIKNDTATDTDSVAVVSDMTSDFAGNAEHGETVRQDQKDEMPENMPVENTMAMASPQTPMFEIHRAEPEEFYQEPSDSYVQPTAEQDVPELSECYSEPEPVETYAEVQQVQEPVSENVPESVPQPETRPASQSVKNPKSSKQEIESGIQNIQKEITQQNEVVKREYHYPPLKLLKRGDGKSQGDSDEHLRKTAKKLQDTLHNFGVNVTVTNVSCGPTVTRYELQPEMGVKVSKIVNLADDIKLNLATPDIRIEAPIPGKAAVGIEVPNKENHAVMLREILQSQEFQSAKSRLSFAVGKDIAGKPVVTDIAKMPHLLIAGATGSGKSVCINTLIVSILYKASPEDVKLIMIDPKVVELSVYNGIPHLFIPVVTDPKKAAGALNWAVTEMMNRYNTFAEYSVRNLQEYNRKVEGMRIPEGEERPEKMPQIVIIVDELADLMMVAPGEVEDAICRLAQLARAAGIHLIIATQRPSVNVITGLIKANMPSRIAFSVSSGVDSRTILDMNGAEKLLGKGDMLFYPQGYQKPARLQGAFVSDEEVSSIVDFLAEKNPGMQYNSQIEQQVNTAGMSGGTGGSSADDRDAYFVEAGKFIIEKEKASIGMLQRMFKIGFNRAARIMDQLCDAGVVGPEEGTKPRKVLMSAEEFENYIEEYL, from the coding sequence ATGGGTGGAGTGGTCGGTGCTGCGATCAGTAAGGCATCTTTCGGGATTATGGGATTGCTTGCGTATGTTTTTCCGGTATTGATCTTTGTTGGTGCTGCATTTCTTGTATCGAACAGTAAGAATCCTCTTGCATACAAAAAAGCACTTGCTGCGCTTGTGTTTTTTGTTTTTCTGTGCGGCCTGGTTCAGCTGTTGACAGAGGGATATATGTCCAGTACTACAATGTCGGAGTATTATTCGACCTGTTCTACATATAGAACGGGTGGTGGTGTGCTTGGTGGAGCTATCTGCATTTCTACGACTTCCGCATTTGGTGTTGCGGGGGGATATGTGATTATTATTCTTGTACTTCTGATCTCTCTGATATTGATCACGCAGAAATCATTTTTTGGTTTTGTATTCCGTATCTGGGATGCAGTCTGTGCACTTGCCAGAGATGGACATGACATGTATATGGAGGGACAGCCGGAGCGAGATCTTCGCAAAGAGCTTCGTGTGCAGGAACGCAGACAGAGGAGAGAAGAACGGCAGGCGCAACGTGTGCGCGAACTGGAAGAGGCTCTGGCACAGGAAAACAATGATGGAGAAGAGTCTGCGGCTAAAGAGAAGAAATCTACAGGATTTCTTGAAGGGACGCTGCTTGTTCCACCGGAAGCAAAGAAGAAAAAGAATCGTAAGACAGTGCTCAGAGATCATAAGAAGACTGCAGAAGGCATAAAAAATGATACTGCCACAGATACAGATTCCGTAGCTGTAGTTTCAGATATGACTTCAGATTTTGCAGGAAATGCAGAACACGGGGAAACTGTGAGGCAGGACCAGAAGGATGAGATGCCTGAGAATATGCCTGTGGAGAACACGATGGCGATGGCTTCACCACAGACTCCGATGTTTGAGATTCACCGTGCAGAGCCGGAAGAATTTTATCAGGAACCATCAGATAGCTATGTGCAGCCAACGGCAGAGCAGGATGTACCGGAATTATCAGAATGCTATTCTGAACCGGAGCCGGTAGAAACATATGCGGAAGTACAGCAGGTGCAGGAGCCGGTGTCTGAGAATGTTCCGGAATCTGTGCCGCAGCCGGAGACAAGACCTGCTTCACAGTCAGTCAAAAATCCGAAGTCTTCCAAACAGGAGATTGAAAGTGGAATTCAAAATATCCAGAAAGAGATTACACAGCAGAATGAAGTGGTTAAGCGTGAGTATCATTATCCGCCGCTGAAACTTCTGAAGCGTGGAGATGGCAAATCACAGGGAGACTCCGATGAACATCTTCGCAAGACTGCGAAGAAGCTACAGGATACATTGCATAATTTTGGTGTGAATGTAACTGTGACGAATGTAAGCTGCGGACCAACTGTCACCAGATATGAATTGCAGCCGGAAATGGGCGTTAAAGTAAGTAAGATCGTCAATCTGGCAGATGATATCAAATTAAACCTTGCAACGCCGGACATTCGTATTGAGGCACCGATTCCGGGCAAAGCGGCTGTTGGTATTGAAGTACCGAACAAAGAAAATCATGCTGTTATGCTGAGAGAGATCCTTCAGTCACAGGAATTTCAGAGTGCAAAGTCCAGGCTGTCTTTTGCAGTTGGTAAAGATATTGCAGGAAAACCGGTTGTTACGGATATTGCCAAGATGCCACATCTTCTGATCGCGGGTGCTACAGGTTCCGGTAAATCTGTCTGTATCAATACCCTGATCGTAAGTATCCTGTACAAAGCATCTCCGGAAGATGTCAAATTGATCATGATTGACCCGAAGGTAGTGGAACTGAGTGTTTATAACGGTATTCCACATCTGTTCATTCCGGTTGTCACGGATCCGAAAAAAGCTGCCGGTGCATTGAACTGGGCAGTAACAGAGATGATGAATCGTTACAATACGTTTGCAGAATACAGTGTTCGAAATCTTCAGGAATATAACCGCAAAGTTGAGGGAATGCGTATTCCGGAAGGTGAAGAGCGCCCTGAGAAGATGCCGCAGATCGTAATTATTGTAGATGAGCTTGCAGACCTTATGATGGTTGCTCCTGGAGAAGTGGAGGATGCAATCTGTCGTCTGGCACAGCTTGCACGTGCTGCAGGTATTCATCTGATCATTGCAACACAGCGACCGTCTGTAAATGTTATCACCGGTCTGATCAAGGCAAATATGCCGTCACGAATTGCATTCTCTGTATCTTCTGGTGTTGATTCAAGGACGATCCTTGACATGAATGGAGCAGAGAAGCTTCTTGGAAAGGGTGATATGCTGTTTTATCCGCAGGGATATCAGAAACCGGCCAGATTGCAGGGGGCTTTTGTATCCGATGAAGAAGTCAGCAGTATTGTTGACTTCCTGGCAGAAAAGAATCCGGGAATGCAGTACAATTCCCAGATTGAACAGCAGGTAAATACGGCAGGCATGTCCGGTGGCACCGGTGGTTCTTCGGCTGACGACAGGGATGCTTATTTTGTGGAGGCCGGTAAATTCATTATTGAAAAAGAAAAGGCATCGATCGGTATGCTCCAGAGAATGTTCAAAATCGGTTTCAACAGAGCTGCAAGAATCATGGATCAGTTATGTGATGCAGGGGTTGTCGGACCGGAGGAAGGAACGAAACCTCGTAAGGTACTGATGTCTGCAGAAGAATTTGAAAATTATATAGAGGAATACCTGTAA
- a CDS encoding cupin domain-containing protein, which yields MTTERVEHMAGGQGHTLVKRLLDEKQLNGKCKLYAQVTLEPGCSLGYHEHHNESETYYILSGKGIYSDNGTLRMVQAGDVTFTPDGKGHGLTNSGDEDLVFMALIILD from the coding sequence ATGACAACAGAACGAGTAGAACATATGGCAGGTGGACAGGGACATACATTGGTGAAACGTCTCCTTGATGAGAAGCAGTTAAACGGAAAATGCAAATTATATGCGCAGGTAACTCTGGAACCGGGATGTTCTCTGGGATATCATGAACATCATAATGAGAGTGAAACGTATTATATTCTTTCAGGAAAAGGTATTTATAGCGATAATGGAACACTCCGTATGGTGCAGGCCGGTGATGTGACATTTACTCCGGACGGCAAAGGACATGGACTTACAAACAGCGGCGATGAAGACCTTGTATTCATGGCGCTGATTATTCTGGATTAA
- a CDS encoding DUF2284 domain-containing protein, translating into MTAELNIDKFEDFIAQYPIFEYRILNTGDLSVEERVRIVCQQECERYGSTWACPPAVGTLKECEERIRKFGQAVFFSSVAEVSDLMNMQEMLQTRAAHEELTTEVARFLKEQGFETFTLSTESCDICEDCAYPHGKPCRHPDRMHPCLESHGVVVSEIVEKQQMEYNLGGNTILWFSMVLFK; encoded by the coding sequence ATGACGGCAGAACTGAATATTGATAAATTTGAAGATTTTATTGCGCAGTATCCGATCTTTGAATATCGTATCCTGAATACCGGAGATCTGTCTGTCGAGGAGAGAGTAAGGATCGTCTGTCAGCAGGAATGTGAACGGTATGGATCGACCTGGGCATGTCCGCCGGCTGTGGGTACTCTGAAAGAATGCGAGGAAAGAATCCGCAAGTTTGGACAGGCTGTTTTCTTTTCCAGTGTGGCAGAAGTTTCTGATCTTATGAATATGCAGGAAATGCTGCAAACAAGAGCTGCACACGAAGAACTGACAACGGAAGTTGCCCGTTTTTTGAAAGAACAGGGATTTGAGACGTTTACACTTTCAACGGAATCCTGTGATATCTGTGAGGACTGTGCATATCCACATGGCAAACCGTGCAGACATCCGGACCGAATGCATCCCTGCCTGGAAAGCCATGGCGTGGTAGTAAGTGAGATCGTAGAGAAACAGCAGATGGAGTATAATCTGGGCGGAAATACGATACTCTGGTTTTCCATGGTGCTTTTTAAATAA
- the rlmH gene encoding 23S rRNA (pseudouridine(1915)-N(3))-methyltransferase RlmH, whose translation MEIKIITVGKIKEKYLNDGIAEYAKRLSRYCKLTFCQVPDEKTPDKASDALNEQIKNTEAERLMKHIREQDYVIALAIDGKMLDSVELSEKIGRLGVEGKSSVAFVIGGSLGLGNEVLKRADYKLSFSRMTFPHQLMQMILLEQIYRGYRILNHEPYHK comes from the coding sequence ATGGAAATTAAGATCATAACTGTAGGGAAAATTAAAGAAAAATATCTGAATGATGGAATTGCCGAGTATGCGAAGCGTCTGAGCCGTTACTGCAAACTGACATTTTGCCAGGTTCCGGATGAAAAGACACCGGATAAAGCATCTGATGCACTGAACGAGCAGATTAAGAATACAGAAGCGGAACGTCTGATGAAGCATATCCGGGAACAGGATTATGTAATTGCGCTTGCGATTGATGGTAAAATGCTGGATTCCGTTGAGTTATCCGAAAAAATCGGACGTCTGGGTGTAGAAGGCAAAAGTTCTGTCGCATTTGTGATCGGAGGCTCGTTAGGTCTTGGCAATGAAGTTCTGAAAAGAGCAGATTATAAACTGAGCTTTTCCAGAATGACATTTCCTCATCAGCTGATGCAGATGATTCTTCTGGAGCAGATCTATCGTGGCTACAGGATCCTGAACCATGAACCTTATCATAAATAA
- a CDS encoding PhoH family protein, giving the protein MANSIIELYTQVPADLEGNVFGQFDEHLKLIERTLNVTLISRDGMLKILGTEQSATQAKKLIEELVTLAGRGNTITRQNVSYALSLAMEKRNQVLTEIDKDFICNTIQGRPIKPKTLGQQEYVEQIRKKMIVFGIGPAGTGKTYLAMAMAVTAFRNEEVSRIILTRPAIEAGEKLGFLPGDLQSKVDPYLRPLYDALYQIMGADSFAKNMERGLIEVAPLAYMRGRTLDNAFIILDEAQNTTPAQMKMFLTRIGFGSKVVVTGDASQKDLPRDAVSGLDVAAKVLKKIDDIGFCQLTSKDVVRHPLVQQIVQAYEDYEKKQKPSRSTGGTRTVRRKKNDHTN; this is encoded by the coding sequence ATGGCTAACAGCATTATCGAGCTATATACGCAGGTGCCTGCAGATCTGGAGGGAAATGTGTTCGGTCAGTTTGACGAACACCTGAAGCTGATTGAACGGACGTTAAATGTAACACTGATATCCAGAGATGGCATGCTGAAGATCCTGGGTACCGAACAGAGTGCAACTCAGGCAAAAAAACTGATAGAGGAACTGGTGACGCTTGCAGGAAGAGGCAATACTATAACACGGCAGAACGTAAGTTATGCACTGTCTCTTGCCATGGAGAAACGAAATCAGGTACTCACGGAAATAGATAAAGATTTTATCTGTAATACGATACAGGGAAGACCAATCAAACCCAAAACATTAGGACAGCAGGAATATGTAGAACAGATCCGAAAGAAAATGATCGTATTTGGAATCGGACCTGCAGGAACCGGTAAGACTTACCTTGCTATGGCAATGGCAGTTACCGCATTTCGAAATGAAGAAGTCAGCCGTATCATTCTGACCAGACCGGCGATCGAAGCAGGGGAGAAACTTGGATTCCTTCCGGGTGATCTTCAGAGTAAAGTAGATCCGTATCTGCGCCCATTGTATGATGCATTATATCAGATCATGGGAGCTGACAGTTTCGCAAAAAATATGGAACGAGGGCTGATCGAAGTGGCTCCGCTTGCTTATATGCGAGGACGTACACTGGATAATGCATTTATTATTCTGGATGAGGCACAGAATACAACACCGGCACAGATGAAGATGTTTCTGACCCGTATTGGTTTTGGCTCCAAAGTGGTTGTTACCGGTGATGCGTCTCAGAAAGACCTTCCGAGAGATGCAGTATCTGGTCTTGATGTGGCGGCAAAGGTCCTTAAGAAGATAGATGATATTGGATTTTGCCAGCTTACCAGCAAAGATGTTGTACGTCATCCGCTGGTACAGCAGATCGTACAGGCATATGAAGATTACGAAAAGAAACAGAAACCGTCCAGAAGTACCGGTGGTACAAGGACAGTCCGGAGGAAAAAGAATGACCATACAAATTAA
- a CDS encoding YabP/YqfC family sporulation protein, protein MKKMGQWKENLVTSLEIPRDLAMKETVFTVTGKHQAVVCNYRSVLRYEKEEIILLTFQGKLRIQGKRLKIPMYTPEEMYIEGVITEIILEG, encoded by the coding sequence ATGAAAAAGATGGGACAATGGAAAGAAAATCTTGTTACCTCGCTGGAAATACCGAGAGATCTGGCAATGAAAGAAACGGTGTTTACTGTTACAGGAAAACATCAGGCAGTAGTCTGCAACTATCGAAGTGTTTTGCGGTATGAGAAAGAAGAAATAATATTACTGACTTTTCAGGGGAAACTTCGAATACAGGGAAAAAGACTGAAGATCCCGATGTATACACCTGAAGAAATGTATATTGAAGGTGTGATTACGGAGATTATCCTGGAAGGTTAG
- the ybeY gene encoding rRNA maturation RNase YbeY, with translation MTIQINYEAERKLDIDYEKLASEVAEQILETENCPYDVCVNLVITDNEEIKRVNTEFRSIGAPTDVLSFPMIPFKTPADYSVIEGDDSYFDLDTDELILGDVMISVDKVYAQAEEYGHSTEREFSFLFAHSMLHLLGYDHMEPDEAAVMETKQAKALENLGITR, from the coding sequence ATGACCATACAAATTAATTATGAAGCAGAACGTAAACTGGATATTGATTATGAAAAACTGGCATCAGAAGTCGCTGAGCAGATTCTTGAGACAGAGAACTGTCCTTATGATGTCTGCGTAAATCTTGTGATTACTGACAACGAAGAAATCAAACGGGTAAATACGGAATTTCGCTCAATCGGGGCACCGACAGATGTACTTTCTTTCCCGATGATCCCGTTTAAGACACCGGCAGATTATTCAGTGATCGAGGGCGATGACAGCTATTTTGATCTTGATACAGATGAACTGATCCTTGGGGACGTTATGATTTCTGTAGATAAGGTCTATGCGCAGGCAGAAGAATATGGACACAGCACAGAGCGGGAATTCAGTTTCCTGTTTGCACACAGTATGCTGCATCTGCTCGGCTATGATCATATGGAACCGGATGAGGCAGCGGTAATGGAGACCAAGCAGGCAAAGGCACTGGAGAATCTGGGAATTACCAGGTGA
- a CDS encoding undecaprenyl-diphosphate phosphatase gives MIVLYIILLAIVQGITEFLPVSSFGHLCFVQNILGMEHGPGVLMEVMLHVGTLAAIFMTFQKDIRRLAVESIEMFMDVIGNANLYIHNRRTGDELHYAKIISNIYRKFAVLLMVSMIPTMFLGYTARRLVAMSAASKLLPGVGILITGIILLVIDLSQVGGTKAAKDASFSNAMWIGICQGLSVFPGFSRSGMTISAGLMSGFSRTFAVKYSYILSIPAIIGALIMELGQFGSADMTLGLGFSYVFGMIIAAVVGSLAIRACLRLVHNGKFRFFAYYCFIAGIIALVANFA, from the coding sequence TCCGGTCAGCAGTTTTGGACATCTTTGTTTTGTTCAGAATATACTTGGTATGGAACATGGACCCGGAGTACTCATGGAGGTTATGCTTCATGTCGGAACACTGGCTGCGATCTTTATGACTTTTCAGAAGGATATTCGCAGACTGGCAGTGGAATCCATTGAAATGTTTATGGATGTGATCGGAAATGCAAATCTCTATATACATAACAGACGTACCGGGGATGAGCTTCATTATGCAAAGATTATAAGCAATATTTACCGTAAATTTGCAGTTCTACTGATGGTTTCCATGATTCCGACGATGTTTCTGGGATATACAGCACGCAGACTTGTTGCAATGTCTGCAGCTTCAAAACTTCTTCCGGGTGTTGGGATTCTGATCACGGGGATTATTCTTCTGGTAATTGATCTGAGTCAGGTAGGCGGTACAAAAGCAGCTAAGGATGCAAGCTTTTCCAATGCCATGTGGATCGGAATCTGTCAGGGCCTTTCGGTATTTCCGGGATTTTCCAGAAGTGGAATGACGATCAGTGCCGGGTTGATGAGCGGATTCAGCCGTACATTTGCAGTGAAGTATTCTTATATTTTGTCGATTCCGGCAATTATCGGTGCACTGATCATGGAACTTGGGCAGTTTGGCTCTGCAGATATGACACTAGGGCTTGGCTTTTCTTATGTATTTGGAATGATCATTGCAGCAGTTGTTGGAAGTCTGGCAATCCGGGCATGCCTGAGACTTGTACACAACGGAAAATTCCGCTTTTTTGCATACTATTGTTTTATTGCGGGAATTATTGCGCTTGTAGCAAATTTTGCATAG